The Nymphaea colorata isolate Beijing-Zhang1983 chromosome 5, ASM883128v2, whole genome shotgun sequence DNA segment AACTGGAGTGAAATCTCCCTCAATTCATCAGATTGCATCTTATTAAGATTAAGACGGACCCGATAAGCCAAGATTTGACCTTAATATGATTCTTCTCTTATCTCTTTACTTTGCCCACTAAGAAGATGCTCGCTTTTGGCCGCTGGTGCGCCCATGGAGGTGAATCTGGATGCCCAAGAAAGTATGGACAATCACATTGGTATGACTATGCAAACAGGCCCCACGAAGAGCTCTTTCATTTCTaatcaaaattcataaaaaaatttaatataaaaaattaaattaatatttCGGACAATATAATCCACAAGTGTTCTTCTTTAGCTTTATTGCACCATTTGGTATGTAAGGAATGGAACATGGGATGTCTAGAATAGCAAGAACAGTAGCGCCGCCTGTCCAACCATGTGTGTGGGCCTGTAGTTCGATGCCGAATTGTTAGTTTTCATTTATGAACTTCGGTAGCGTCAATACTTTGTGTTGCAAAAAGAATAcattgatatgcaagttgaagcataacaaaAACACCTTCTTGAAGCACCGAATGCAACCACAAACCTTTGGGGAAGGCTTAGGTCTTCACTCGGGTGGTAAGATTTCCTTATGCTAAACCGAAAAAGAAAGTACAAAAGTTCAAAGATTAATACCTAAATAAATAGTAAGCTTGCAAagcataattatatatatatatatatatatatatatatatatatatatatatataattcaattaTTGCTATGAtattttgataagaaaaaagaatttttctAAGATGGCTAAATATGTATATAGTAAGTTTGACCATAAatttaggggttgtttggcatTTATGACAACAGGAAAACCTTTTCATGGATCTGCTTTAAAAAAtaagacatttttaaaatattagatAACATTATCTAATGAATTTGCCCCAATCTTTGAGATAGATATATGAAACAGTTTATTACTATTTTCATTACCAAACGACTCCTTAATGTACAAGCATGCCATTCCAACATGGAAACAACTCAATCAAGATCACCACAAGTGGTTCAATGCGACGTCGATTTGCAGAAAGATGGAGCAGCAAGGCAGTTCACCTTATGAAGGGACTTTGGCTTGAAATCTTAGGTTGGTCACTGTCAAATCCCAATGTGTTTTTCATCTAAACAGTAATAGCTATCCAAGCAAGTTTTGTGAACCTTGAGGGTGAGGCATAATAAGGGGAGTAGGGGTGAACATGCGCCTAGTTGAGcctgagttcagtcagctcaagcttggctcgattaatgaaacctcgagctcgactcggcttgaaCTCGAGAATAGCCCTATGAaagtagctcgagctcgatctcgactcgattaaagctcgacaaacttgtttgaatagaattgatattcataattatgtgttgagcttgagttcgactcgattaaggctcgacaaactcgtttgaatataattgatattgaTTGTgacgtgttgagttcgagctcgactcgatcaagactcgacaaactcgtttgaatagaattgatatccATCGTTACGTGTGGAGTtccagctcgactcgattaattgaatatatcaacttgattaaggctcgagctcgacttggcagttacgtgttgagctcgaactcaactcgattatttgaacgagtcgacgtacgaactcgagctcgactctttaagcaaatgactcggctcgaactcgttcacgaggcgagctttaacgagtcgagtttgagtagCTCAACTCGTTGTTCACCCGTAAGGGGGAGCCAATGACCTTTCTTATGACCagtgaataaaaccactcacccttaaaaaaaagaaaaagaaaaaaaaaaaaaagaatgaatgaaCCGAGTCAACCATGAAGCTCAGCAGGCAACTTGCACGGTCAAATTTATGCATTTGTATGTACTCCATTAAGCATACGCACCCATGATGTTGATTGGGTAAGGGCCAACTGGGTCCCAACCTTGTAGAACCACTAAAGTTTGCGTGACCCACCATGGACGGCTCAGGCCAGCCAATGTACGTCAAATTGTCTCCATCTCAAACCTTTCATCCATCAAGTGGCCTTGTTCAAATTGATTACTATGATCAATGCGTATCAAAGCACCATTCAAACATCTCCCCTTCACGACAGCTTAGTGATTCATGAAactcatttcttttcaatacGTCAACGAGCTTGTCATTACGGAAAtgttcggatataaatatatttatatattggtatATGCCATACTACTTAGGGATAAGAAGACATACCTCTTAAATTCTTTTAGGGAAATATTTTAGGCAACATATTAACATTTTTGATGTGCTTATAAGAACTAATTGAACATATAATATGCTTAAGTTCAAGTTGtttgtttttaaagaaaaatattgagttttatattattaaataagagccgttcattttttgaTTGCTATAGAAGCAAGTTAAACTCAGAAATGACTAATTTAGTGTATGATTTTCATTAAAACATTACTAATATCATATCTATACGATTGGGTTGCATAAAAATGTGTTTCAATAATCAATCTTGAGTGGTCTGAGTTTATCTCTAACATGGTTCGATCtatatctaatatatatatatatatatatatatatatatatataacagtttCTTTCAAAAGCTAGATATTGGTTGGCATGTTGCAATTATGTGGTTGGGCCAACGAATAGACCTTTTTCACTAAACATGGGGAAGTAGGGCCAGGTCGGGCATTGACTTTGACCGTTAAAGCGACGTTTCTAGGGTTCATAGTGGAAGAAAGCTAAGAATCATTAATGGGCCGTTCTGGTCCCTGTCTCCAACCTTGTCCATAACACCAAGTCAACAATCTCAACCACGCGACAATACAGTTTTAAACTTaataccccaaaaaaaaaatatatgaaaataattatAAGGCCCACGCTGCCATCTTCTTTTACCAATCTATGCCAAactaaaaatatgtaaatatttaaattatatgAAACAAGACAGTCATTTTCTTATATGTGTATGTTAAAGAGGTGGCGGCGCAGCCAGAATTTTTTAGCTGAAGGACATTTTGAGTCCCTAAGACGGGTCTGGTGTAGGCATTGCATTTGGCGAAAGCCGGATCTACTTTCATTGCAATGGCATTTTTGAAGAGCTGGTgtggcaactgcccacacaagtcACACCATAACTATAACTCTACTACCAGTAAGAtgaatatttcatcctactttTCTACAAAAGAGCTGAACCTTTCGTTATTCACTGTGCCCCCTCAAAGTCTAGGCATGCTTTTGGTGTATTCTTGAGTGCCTTGCACGAGGGGAGACCCCGGGGACTTTGGCCCcacctcagattttaaaaaattgtaattaaatcttaaaaagtttagtttaatatatacatatataatttaaaattttctattttggtccatgttaaaattttgaatttatagttTCGCCTCTACAACAAAAAACTTCTAGATCTACCTCTCTGCCCTGCACACGTACCTTGCTTTTTTTTAGGAAATTGATTATCCTAACACTCAAACAAGAGACTTTCACCATCCCCATGAGgataggggtgaacacgagcccgagttcagtcagttcaagctcagctcgactaatgaaacctcgagttcagctcaagctcgagaatagctcgatagAAGCAGTTCGAGCTCGAATCGACAGTTACATGTTGAACTCAAGTTCAACTAAATTAGGGATCAACAAACTCGTTAGAATATATGGACTATTACTTTGGCATAAATCGAGTTCGACTCAACAAACTTAAAggagcttttgtaaaaacttaataattaattaacgtcaatataccggtttttttaattaaaaaatgagttggatatttaaaaaatcgcaacacatcattttcgagtcaagtcgagctttaacagttcgagtttagtgaactcgaactcgactcgattatttgaatgagccgactcatgaactcgagctcaactcgttaagcaaacgactcggctcaaactcgtTTAGTCGAGCTTGTTGTTGACCCCACCATAAGGATAATTTCACCACTTTTGACCTTTCATCATATGTCAATTTAAAGGAAGGTCGTTCCTTGGCATTAAAGATCTCAACATTGGAAACCTGTGTTATTATAAACATATATGGCCCAGGTCGTATTAATCACCCATCATACCATATTGTAAATTATGACAACATTGGAGGGTTATTACTTGAACTTCATATTTAGTTACACCGTATATTTTATAAACCCAGCATACATGAAAGACAAAGGTATGTAATGAAATATGTTGTCTGTATTCTCTTCAATTGATTTGACGACTATATCTTAGAACATTCAAAACTATATGATTTGAAATATAAGCAAAAATCTTATATGTGATATTAGTAGACAATTGATAATAAGAACATTTGAATCGGCCCCACAAAATATTGAGTTTGTTTGATGGTCTTATGTTTGGCAATTCGTAAAATTTCACTTACACGTTtgaacttttaagatttttcaatCTTACAGTTTTCCTCATCCAAACAGGTGGGTTTCTCTTGGCTGCAGACATGTACATCACATAATTGAATCATATGGGCTAccgatttttaaaaaaagttaaattgtacatataaaaattaaattgaaaaatctctcaaatatatatatatatatatatatcataaaaataaacatatagTTTTGAATGTAATAAATTAGCTACCAACCAAAAAGTGGTCTTGTCGGtggcttttttccttttttcatacGGTAACCAAAAACAATTTCACACTCAAGATATTTATTGTGATGTTTTCCATTTAGTTGTGacttaattttataatttcagATTCTTAGGATATGGAGCAGATTTGAGTCCGTCTAATTAAATGCCAAGTCCATTTGAGCTGTGGTTAGATACCATCTACTCTGATTTGTATAAAAGGCAACCATATCCAAGATTGATATCCACTTTCCAAACGAATATTAATCAGAAGACTTAGCTAAGGTTCAacaaagtataaaaaaaataaatatttggatCGTTCTTAAAATATGAAGTTTCtatctggatccagatccaaacctaAAAGAAGCTGATAAACGAGTCTTATGGAATCGAATTTTCGTAtcaaaataaaacttcatttaaaataaatagaagaaacTTTTACGTTTTTAAGAAGTCCGCCCAGGTGCGGGGCCCAGCTAACAGAGGAGGAAGGACGCGTCCCCACGTCAGCTCGTGGGCGGCGTGTTAGGGACAAAGAAATGTCGGTGCGGGCGGCGGAGGACGGCCGGCGCTGCACGCAAGCGGCGGCATCCGCGTGCCCCGCCGATAAACTGGCGGAAATTGCCGCCGGCTCTCGTCACGACAGCCTCTTCCGCCGCCCCGGGGACGCGCAATCGGTCGCGCGTGTGAAAGGAGGGCGGCAATGAAGCAGAATCCAAGGACTTTCCGGCACACTACGATCGCCGAGTCGGCACGAGTCCGTCGAGAGGCTGTCAAGATCCGCGGAGTGTCTTAAACGTCGCCAACACTGGTACAATAAACTATATATActgccatatttttttttatttttcagattaGGCTGAAAtatatttaactattttttaattaaaaaagaacaaaaaaaataatatacgggccatatatatatatatatatatatatataataaaaaacattcAACCATAGAGGTagcaaattatatatatatatgtaaagttttCAACTTGACGCCTTTGATTATTTGTCATACGTGTGATTTCATATAAGTTCTATGTATTTTAAATATACGTTACACGCATTCTGATACGGGTAAGCATAAAGACGTGCTGCATTATCTATGTTTGCAGAAATGTATTATCGTTTGTAAGGCAATTATCGAAGAATGCGGGGGTTTGCATGTCTCTATCAAACAAGGGGGGACTTATCGAAGATAACTTGTTGTTTAATTTGTGATTCCGTGCATAGACTTGTTTCATGTGGATGTTTTTAATACGGTTATTTGGATCCGATTTTTGGATCTTAGTCCAATAAATAATTAATTGGGTTTATTGAGATCTATTAGCATTTTGCGTTTAGGAAATCgttatatttatttatgtgtGGTTTGTCgcttattcaaaattttataatatGGAGGCTTATCTATTCAAACCCTGCTTAGATAAAAAAAGGAATCACAAAAATTCcggaatcaaaattttatgctGTCAAACACGGCAAACTGGAATTCCAGTGACATCAAAGTCCAGATTGAGGTGGAAATTTGatccaagaaccaaaattccaagtcatcaaacgccccttaacaacaaaaaaaaggtgaaaaaaaaaaaggaaaatagccGGTCGTGAAAAGGGAACTATTTTGAACGTTGAAATTGTTAGAGATAAGCCATCCAAGATAAAGTTTTCCAGTTATCAAACACGCCCCAGAAATGGTTGGTCTCCCGCTGCAACTCTACTGAGACTCCCATCcttcattaaaaacaaaaacaagaaaaaggttaAAGAAATCAATTGTTTTCTTTCCTAACTAGTTTTTAACATGAATGGATTCTTACAAACAATGCTCATGGAAACTAAAACCGGTGATGAAAAAACTTTCGACTTTGAAAGGTCTACTAATAATCATTCaaattttgagagaaaaagCTAAAAGTGgggtttaatttttttcatgatcaTTTGAAAACTCATGACTCTAAAAGTCATTTCGATAAAggcataacatagctggttAGGTTACCGCtacttaaaaaataacatctctaatttgattttcatagccGCTAAACCGAGTGAGCGCAACAACTAGATCTTTTTTGGGCCGTGGGTCGTAATCCTCTGATTTGTTAATTACACAAACACTAATAGGTTTTAGATCCTTTTTCTAAATACAAAATAGCTAGTGCATTAGACTAAAATATTTGgtgaaggtgaaaaaaaaaaaaaggttatgagtCCACATTTTTTATCTAAGAAAATAAACACTTGCTACTAATCACATTAGAATGCATAATAATATATTAGATCTTCACTATTTCAAGGGTAAGAGTCTCTTTTACACTTAATATTTAAGACAGATTTATAAAATGCACAAAGTGTTTTATTTGTCAAACAATTTCATATGTTTTATTTGTCAAACAATTTCATATTAAACACTTTGTGAGTATTACTTAAATATACTCAAAAATTAGGAAAGATTTGCAAAGCTCCTGGGCAAAtgttttgtgaatatgtttttgttttaaattagattcataaaacaatcgCTCTCATAAGATTGGCGGTATTCTGAACAGAAATTCGATCTATATGTCGCTGATTGTAATATCCGAAATTTAGCGCAGCTTTACGCTAATTTACTCCCTTCGCTTTCGAGTGTTTCTCGCTTCGCGGTCTCTTTatgaagggagagaaagagaggggtgAGAGAGAATGGCGGTAAATGGTAAGGGGTCTGAGAGGGTGACGGTGAGAttcggggagagagagagagggttcaaAAAGGGACGTGGCGTCGTAGGGATGGAGAGGGCCGAGGGGATGGAGAACCCGTCGACGATGGCTGCACGGCCGATGGTCGTGCCGGAAAATTTTCTGATGGGGCTTCCGTTCGCCGCGGATATCGACTTCTTGGAGGGACGGGAGAGGACGACGGGCTTCATGGAGCTGCTCGGGGTTTCAGACTTCTCAGCTTCCTTCATCGGTTCAGGGTTGCAGCAGGACTTCAAGGGTGGAATCTCTTCGCCGTCGCCGGCGATCAATTCTAGTGAGGGGGTCGAACTTACGGACGCGTCGTCCACCGTGCCGCCGACGCCGAACTCGTCGGCCTCGTCTTCGTCGGCGGAGGCCAACGACGATGAGAGCAATTCACGAGAGGGGAAGGATCGGCTGGCGGCGAATGCGCagcaggagaaggagaagagatcGTGAGCGCTCTCTCTCAGCTTTTTAGTGATTTCCGTTTCTTCCGattttcggaaaaaaaaaattcgctATTTGTTGGGAAAATTTTGATCGGATTCTTATCCTTTCCCACC contains these protein-coding regions:
- the LOC116253885 gene encoding probable WRKY transcription factor 57 encodes the protein MAVNGKGSERVTVRFGERERGFKKGRGVVGMERAEGMENPSTMAARPMVVPENFLMGLPFAADIDFLEGRERTTGFMELLGVSDFSASFIGSGLQQDFKGGISSPSPAINSSEGVELTDASSTVPPTPNSSASSSSAEANDDESNSREGKDRLAANAQQEKEKRSDRKPKKKGTKREREPRFAFMTRSDVDHLEDGYRWRKYGQKAVKNSPFPRSYYRCTSVKCGVKKRVERSCDDPSIVITTYEGQHTHHSPVAAGRHSATPAVPTQLLTHPPTPHLLQQQQQQQQQQRPQYALGSHALRTSVAAAAPLQQRDYGLLHDILTPRMRE